A genomic segment from Luteolibacter ambystomatis encodes:
- the secY gene encoding preprotein translocase subunit SecY, which yields MISAFANTWRIPELRDRILFTLAMIIIVRLGVHITLPGVDGTVIKALMDYQSKADPKDPAGGLTAVLAMFSGGGLQAAGLFALGIMPYISASIMIQLMTAVVPKLARLSREDGGRQKITQFTRYLTIVIALVQGFFVAKSLTHPESMPYLSAIATHHLGTLVPDPSLTWYALVVATVVAGAMLLMWIGDQITERGIGNGTSVIIAVNIMASLPGALIQAWHLFVVPAKGTASDGSAFNSWKMLLMLVLLLVVIAGVIALTQAQRRIAVQYAKRVVGRKQFGGQTQYLPLKVNYAGVMPIIFATAVLSLPPMMLKWIFPNASWATRLNDALAGGGTWYYVLGALFIFFFSYFWVATMFQPSQIAEDLKRNGGYIPGVRPGKPTAEFLDFTMTRLTFAGAIFLTIIFMLPVMVGAIVSLPPSSLVLHFFGGTSLLIMVGVVLDVMRQVETHLIQKHYDGFLRKGKIKGRYDRLAQTGSAASRTALVYLWTVVAVLVIFGTAVWIYNRGGH from the coding sequence ATGATTTCTGCGTTTGCCAATACCTGGCGGATTCCCGAACTCCGCGACCGCATTTTGTTCACGCTGGCGATGATCATCATCGTCCGCCTCGGCGTCCACATCACGCTCCCGGGCGTGGATGGTACCGTGATCAAGGCGCTCATGGATTACCAAAGCAAGGCCGATCCCAAGGATCCGGCCGGTGGCCTGACCGCCGTGCTAGCGATGTTCTCCGGCGGCGGCCTCCAGGCGGCGGGCCTTTTCGCTCTCGGCATCATGCCCTACATCTCCGCGTCCATCATGATCCAGCTCATGACCGCGGTGGTGCCGAAGCTCGCCCGCCTTTCCCGTGAGGACGGCGGACGCCAGAAGATCACGCAGTTCACGCGCTATCTCACCATTGTCATCGCGCTGGTCCAGGGTTTCTTCGTCGCCAAGTCGCTCACCCATCCGGAAAGCATGCCTTATCTTTCCGCGATCGCGACCCATCACCTCGGCACGCTGGTGCCGGATCCATCGCTGACTTGGTATGCCCTGGTGGTCGCCACGGTGGTGGCCGGAGCCATGCTGCTGATGTGGATCGGTGACCAGATCACCGAGCGCGGCATTGGCAACGGCACTTCGGTGATCATCGCGGTCAACATCATGGCGTCGCTGCCCGGAGCATTGATCCAGGCCTGGCACTTGTTCGTGGTCCCCGCCAAGGGAACCGCCAGCGATGGCAGCGCCTTCAACTCCTGGAAGATGCTGCTGATGCTCGTCCTGCTTCTTGTCGTGATCGCGGGTGTCATCGCCCTGACCCAGGCCCAGCGCCGGATCGCGGTCCAGTATGCGAAGCGCGTCGTCGGCCGGAAGCAGTTCGGCGGCCAGACCCAGTATCTGCCGCTCAAGGTGAACTACGCGGGCGTGATGCCGATCATCTTCGCCACCGCTGTGCTCTCTCTCCCGCCGATGATGTTGAAGTGGATTTTCCCCAATGCGAGCTGGGCGACGAGATTGAATGACGCCCTCGCCGGTGGCGGCACTTGGTACTACGTCCTTGGAGCCCTGTTCATCTTCTTCTTCTCCTACTTCTGGGTAGCCACCATGTTCCAGCCGTCCCAGATCGCGGAGGATCTGAAACGCAATGGCGGCTACATCCCCGGCGTGCGTCCCGGCAAGCCGACCGCCGAGTTCCTCGATTTCACGATGACCCGCCTGACCTTTGCCGGGGCCATCTTCCTCACGATCATCTTCATGCTGCCGGTGATGGTTGGCGCGATTGTGAGCCTTCCGCCGAGTTCCCTCGTCCTCCACTTCTTCGGTGGCACCAGCCTGCTGATCATGGTTGGCGTCGTGCTTGACGTGATGCGCCAGGTGGAAACCCACCTTATCCAGAAGCACTACGACGGCTTCCTCCGCAAGGGTAAGATCAAGGGCCGCTACGACCGCCTCGCCCAGACCGGTTCCGCGGCTTCGCGGACCGCGCTGGTTTACCTGTGGACCGTGGTCGCCGTGCTGGTGATCTTCGGCACCGCCGTGTGGATCTACAACAGGGGCGGCCACTGA
- the rplO gene encoding 50S ribosomal protein L15 → MKLHELKPNKGAKHRVKRLGCGESSGHGKTSGKGNKGQRARSGGSVRVGFEGGQMPIHRRLPKKGFNNYEFRDVVAVVNLNDLEENFDDGAVITEEVLRAAGFINGRYDKVKLLGTGTLTKKLTITVCAVSASAREKVEKAGGTVTVA, encoded by the coding sequence ATGAAACTTCACGAACTCAAGCCGAACAAGGGTGCCAAGCACCGCGTCAAGCGTCTGGGCTGCGGCGAAAGCTCCGGCCACGGCAAGACCTCCGGCAAAGGCAACAAGGGCCAGCGCGCCCGCTCCGGCGGCTCCGTCCGCGTGGGCTTCGAAGGCGGCCAGATGCCGATCCATCGTCGCCTGCCGAAGAAGGGCTTCAACAACTACGAATTCCGCGACGTCGTCGCGGTGGTGAACCTCAACGACCTCGAGGAAAACTTCGATGATGGCGCTGTCATCACCGAGGAAGTTCTCAGAGCCGCGGGCTTCATCAACGGCCGCTATGACAAGGTGAAACTCCTTGGCACCGGCACTCTCACCAAGAAGCTCACCATCACCGTTTGCGCGGTGAGTGCTTCCGCCCGTGAGAAGGTCGAGAAGGCCGGTGGCACCGTCACGGTGGCCTGA
- a CDS encoding adenylate kinase family protein, whose protein sequence is MALRVVLLGPPASGKGTQGRRLADSAGVAYLSTGALLREAVENGTPLGLQAKPILDEGGYLPDDLMCGILGEWLERHPDGWVLDGFPRSVPQAVFLDQWLEDHGQSLDRVIALDAPLEELLHRILGRVECPDCRWTGQESQAPDDHCPICGATVSRREDDDETNFRRRHAAYTRFTVPLLDYYQTHGILSHLDATASADVVSGAIRTLFDPTTAG, encoded by the coding sequence ATGGCTCTCCGCGTCGTGCTCCTCGGTCCGCCTGCTTCCGGCAAGGGGACCCAGGGGCGCCGGTTGGCCGACTCCGCGGGCGTCGCGTACCTCAGTACCGGCGCCCTCTTGCGTGAGGCGGTTGAGAACGGCACCCCGCTCGGTCTTCAAGCGAAGCCGATCCTCGATGAGGGCGGCTATCTGCCGGACGACCTGATGTGTGGCATCCTCGGCGAGTGGCTGGAGCGGCATCCGGATGGCTGGGTGCTCGATGGCTTCCCCCGCAGTGTCCCGCAGGCGGTGTTCCTCGACCAGTGGTTGGAGGATCACGGTCAGTCTCTCGACCGGGTCATTGCGCTCGATGCTCCTCTGGAGGAACTGCTCCATCGCATCCTCGGCCGTGTGGAATGCCCGGACTGCCGCTGGACCGGCCAGGAATCGCAGGCTCCGGATGATCATTGCCCGATCTGTGGTGCGACAGTGTCCCGCCGCGAAGACGACGACGAAACGAATTTCCGCCGCCGTCACGCGGCCTACACGCGCTTCACGGTGCCGCTGCTGGACTACTATCAAACCCATGGCATTCTGAGCCACTTGGACGCCACGGCGTCCGCCGATGTCGTCAGCGGCGCGATCCGCACCCTGTTCGACCCCACCACGGCCGGTTGA
- the map gene encoding type I methionyl aminopeptidase, with the protein MARHNRIPIKSARDIEKMRDAGRVASDVLQELAKAVEPGRTTGEIDKLAATLIAKHESKSAFLGYRGFPGQICISVNEEVVHGIGGSRRIQPGDILKIDVGVVKSGFIGDNATTVPAGDILPETKRLLAATEQSLYEAIAWARPGKRLFDLCGAVEDYVKPLGFTIVRDFVGHGVGRNLHEEPQVPNYRPNGKSPILMPGMTLAIEPMVNAGRPGVRILDDGWTVITEDRQPSAHFEHTVLVTDGEPEILTWRPRETFV; encoded by the coding sequence ATGGCCCGCCACAATCGCATCCCGATCAAGTCCGCCCGCGATATCGAAAAGATGCGTGATGCCGGACGCGTCGCCTCCGACGTGTTGCAGGAACTCGCCAAGGCTGTGGAACCAGGCCGCACCACCGGTGAGATCGACAAACTGGCCGCCACGTTGATCGCGAAACACGAGAGCAAGAGCGCCTTCCTCGGCTACCGCGGCTTCCCCGGCCAGATCTGCATCTCGGTGAACGAGGAGGTCGTCCACGGCATCGGCGGCTCCCGCCGCATCCAGCCGGGGGACATCCTGAAGATCGACGTCGGTGTCGTGAAGAGCGGTTTCATCGGTGACAACGCCACCACCGTTCCCGCCGGAGACATCCTCCCGGAAACCAAGCGCCTTCTTGCCGCCACCGAGCAATCCCTCTACGAAGCCATCGCCTGGGCTCGTCCCGGCAAGCGCCTTTTTGATCTCTGCGGTGCCGTTGAGGACTACGTGAAACCGCTCGGCTTCACCATCGTCCGCGACTTCGTCGGCCACGGCGTCGGGCGCAACCTGCATGAGGAGCCGCAGGTGCCGAACTACCGCCCGAACGGCAAGAGCCCGATCCTCATGCCCGGCATGACCCTCGCCATCGAACCGATGGTGAACGCGGGCCGTCCTGGTGTCCGCATCCTTGATGACGGCTGGACTGTCATCACCGAGGACCGCCAGCCCTCCGCCCATTTCGAGCACACCGTCCTCGTCACTGATGGTGAGCCGGAGATTCTCACCTGGCGCCCGCGCGAGACCTTCGTGTGA